The following proteins come from a genomic window of Euwallacea fornicatus isolate EFF26 chromosome 9, ASM4011564v1, whole genome shotgun sequence:
- the Not1 gene encoding CCR4-NOT transcription complex subunit 1 isoform X2 has protein sequence MNLDSLSLALSQIGYLVVTLTKKNHKQVVEELIKIVNLHGLEADRYLFQCLYAAGDFSETDTRAQVLLDQSCRLLNTPALLTIICYITSPSLVNEKNVKLGPQFFTQFSKCLHLSTVGEVLFALALKHSSVRDISSVAHSHLRTAVPLLVRAYIDTGSTSRQYEGGLQETTTELLHFILSSVVEAPKEVGVTNDIHTTFLNTLQRDFPRDQVPVVLAPLVYPEQEELFSEMTSDGSGLSGATLDTPLADLVKELGYGFTSSLEECRNTVLKLGGRDIAPSTVARVLAVMCRTHTGLDDSLGGFKSQDVRCSWNIEIFVQALKEISPSLQWNNVVAELDHPEFVIKDRQGLCILISALRQGLQSLGFHPVDHFYKRWANVEGQFSLTQQILKNPDVFCFGDYPCISVAVDMLKTPPEHDSKELSNWRSLNLIELLLNVSEFGLYSPVQELFKAPLHSCPDVLLLALLQISGPVTVLRQELLTNLIPIFLGNHPNSGILLHHAWHTQSLNIKPIIMHAMSEWYTRGDCDQTRLSRILDVAQDLKALSMLLNAQSAQSYPFIIDLACLASRREYLKLEKWLSDKINEHGEAFISACVKFLHRRCPQIGKDDPLAKPVPLPVETLTTLILCLQRCITSINISPECQEAILNVINACSMVLKSRQQSNALMRNRGLDASLNPSLFATGQIYGHAGVEQQMQGLGTNLSNLTLAGPSNTAFNLQGGLGPLVQSPGSPSRLLSGGPSNSPFPIIPMQHQGPVGTSSSLVLGVNQISNLGRIGPAASLEKTRVPDYNAFPEGTSHVSKEIEDEANNYFQRIYNHPPHPTLSIDEVLNMLKRFQDSPNKREKEVFNCMLRSLFEEYKFFPQYPDKELHITAQLFGGIIERGIVASYVTLGLALRFVLEALKKPEGSKMYYFGIAALDRFKVRLKEYHKYCEHVRAIAHFGDFPAHLQEYVEYGLQSLEPPSKPEGPVLPASLAAMLAPPNTTAISQVYKNTSTVGSTMSTKASTTPASTLGSRPSIANATNIDTLLVATEKEEQTIAPSEALQDKIAFIFNNLSQLNLKTKCDELRDLITDDFYPWLSQYLVMKRASIEVNFHNLYNNCLDTLSIHELYKMVVKETFRNIRVLLRSDKAVANFSDRSLLKNLGHWLGMLALSRNKPILQIELDLKSLLVEAYHKGPQELLYVVPFVAKVLESCAKSKVFKPPNPWTMALMNVLAELHSEPDLKLTLKFEIEVLCKNLEIDVSQLKPSVYLKDPDRIRKIEYQLSPPIKKESTLSQSTQSGMISEPELVNILPGQTSSSPAMQNISTTPTSSLQVQPEPRFSFSDIQLNGMQALQAHTIISTNALLFQTQPQLKPLAKTAIERAIQEWIAPVLDRSIKIAIQTCEHIIRKDFALEPDEDRMRLAAHYMVRNLTAGMAMITCRDQLMTSINTHLKQILNANLVTPSIQQKEMIDQASSIIATDNMELACAVVQKTAVEKAIPEIDKRLTNEYELRRLARKDGRCYCDTLALTYQSERMPEPIRLKVGGLTPSQMAVYEEFGRNIPGFLPNERDTALLMQNPVLNALDPQPHPATPFPINQLAGDEISLTFEKYIAEVEQFVQLTSGQTQYALMNSNMLRIRDCLLHFLRTRDVAMTPPQGLVQKCVESLQDCLVPSLSETDPVVLRFKDLNVKILKTLQGIFSQQWVIKLVTRYLTECRDEQQRYNIDAVDTLIKSGLVNVSQYDLNLAQCLENGLNYMGVSFAMQLVEHYLINDRSGQFVAESDLTNTVEVLAKIQTHTRQPPEGLGSIMEILRQSSHETAFFGDRAPMGPTVHIHTGILQVRAPNYEDPPGLVEKTDYLLREWINIYNSQHQGRDSTKAFSMFVHQMNLHGILKTDDLITRFFRLSTQLCVETVYRALLDKSNPNMSVVRPKCYHTLDAFVRLVALLVKHSGDTTNTSTKVQLLNKVLGIVAGCLLQDHDTRNVDFHQMPYQRIFTMLFLELNTPEPVLEAINFQVMTAYCHTFHILRPTKAAGFCYAWLELISHRVFIGRMLGTTPQQKCWPLYAQLLIDLFKYLAPFLRNAELAKPVTMLYKGTLRVLLVLLHDFPEFLCDYYYGFCDVIPPNCIQMRNLILSAFPRTMRLPDPFIPNLKVDMLPEISYAPRILTNISQMITPAQFKKDLDSYLKARAPVTFLSELRSNLQVSNEPGIRYNISLMNALVLYVGTQAIAHIRNKGHSPSMSTIAHSAHMDIFQNLTVDLDTEGRYLFFNAMANQLRYPNSHTHYFSCTFLYLFAEANTEVIQEQITRVLLERLIVNRPHPWGLLITFIELIKNPTYKFWQHQFVHCAPEIEKLFESVARSCFVKTSVQLQQEAEIQE, from the exons ATGAACCTTGATTCGTTGTCTCTTGCCTTGTCACAAATCGGTTATTTAGTTGTAACTTTAACGAAAAAGAACCACAAGCAAGTAGTTGAAGAACTCATTAAG ATTGTAAACTTGCATGGTCTTGAGGCAGATCGATACCTATTCCAGTGCCTGTACGCCGCAGGTGATTTTAGTGAAACAGACACCAGGGCCCAAGTACTTCTAGACCAAAGTTGCCGGTTACTCAATACGCCTgcattattaacaataatctGCTACATTACTAGTCCTTCTTTAGTTAATGAAAAG AACGTCAAACTAGGACCTCAATTCTTCACGCAGTTTAGCAAGTGTCTTCATTTATCTACTGTGGGCGAAGTACTTTTCGCGCTAGCTTTAAAGCATTCATCTGTACGTGATATTTCTAGCGTTGCACACAGTCATCTTCGCACTGCAGTTCCTTTGTTAGTTCGCGCCTATATAG ataCAGGCAGCACCAGTCGACAATACGAAGGGGGTCTTCAAGAAACAACTACTGAATTACTGCATTTCATCCTATCCTCAGTGGTAGAAGCTCCAAAAGAGGTTGGAGTAACTAACGATATCCATACAACCTTTCTAAACACATTACAAAGAGATTTTCCAAGGGATCAAGTCCCTGTGGTGCTAGCTCCCTTAGTTTATCCTGAGCAAGAAGAGCTCTTTTCAGAAATGACTTCAGACGGTTCAGG atTATCCGGCGCAACTTTGGACACTCCTTTAGCCGATTTAGTGAAAGAGCTAGGATATGGGTTTACGTCGTCGCTTGAAGAATGTCGTAATACAGTCCTGAAGCTCGGTGGCAGGGACATAGCTCCATCTACCGTTGCTCGGGTTTTGGCGGTAATGTGTCGGACGCACACAGGACTAGACGATTCTTTAG GGGGTTTTAAAAGTCAGGACGTTCGATGTTCGTGGAATATCGAGATATTCGTTCAGGCGCTCAAAGAAATTTCGCCATCCCTGCAATGGAACAACGTCGTGGCCGAACTCGATCATCCGGAGTTTGTCATCAAAGATCGTCAAGGCCTATGTATTTTGATCAGTGCCTTGAGGCAGGGTTTGCAGTCTTTAGGATTTCATCCAG TGGACCACTTTTATAAGCGATGGGCTAACGTGGAAGGACAGTTCAGCCTCACAcagcaaattttgaagaacccGGATGTTTTTTGCTTCGGCGACTATCCATGTATCTCGGTAGCTGTTGACATGTTGAAGACACCTCCCGAACATGACAGCAAAGAATTGTCGAACTGGCGTTCGCTCAATTTGATCGAATTATTGCTCAACGTGTCCGAATTCGGACTGTACAGTCCCGTTCAGGAGTTATTCAAGGCACCGTTGCACAG TTGTCCAGATGTACTTTTATTAGCTCTACTTCAAATTTCCGGACCAGTCACGGTTTTACGCCAAGAATTGTTAACCAATTTAATTCCCATATTTCTCGGGAATCATCCTAATTCGGGAATATTGTTGCATCACGCGTGGCATACTCAAAGTCTGAACATCAAGCCTATCATCATGCATGCAATGTCCGAATGGTATACAAGAGGCGATTGCGATCAAACAcg tttgtcaAGAATTCTGGACGTGGCGCAAGACCTAAAAGCCCTTTCAATGTTGCTGAACGCACAATCGGCCCAATCTTATCCGTTTATAATAGATCTCGCTTGCTTGGCGTCGCGACGCGAATacttaaaattagaaaaatggcTTTCGGACAAGATAAATGAACACGGCGAGGCTTTCATATCCGCCTGCGTCAAGTTTTTGCATAGGAGATGTCCACAGATTGGAAAG GACGATCCATTGGCCAAACCTGTACCCCTCCCTGTTGAGACTTTGACGACGCTTATTTTGTGTCTTCAACGTTGCATCACGAGTATCAATATCAGTCCAGAGTGTCAGGAAGCTATCCTCAATGTTATCAATGCATGTTCCATGGTGCTGAAATCCAGGCAGCAGAGCAATGCCCTCATGCGTAACAGGGGATTGGACGCTAGTTTGAATCCATCCTTGTTTGCAACTGGACAGATTTACGGTCATGCAGGGGTCGAACAGCAAATGCAGGGTTTGGGAACGAATTTGTCTAATTTAACATTAGCTG GACCAAGTAATACAGCTTTCAACCTTCAAGGAGGATTAGGTCCATTAGTACAATCCCCTGGCTCTCCCTCAAGATTGCTAAGTGGTGGACCATCCAATAGTCCTTTCCCTATTATACCCATGCAACACCAGGGCCCTGTTGGCACTAGCTCTTCCTTGGTACTGGGAGTTAATCAAATTAGTAATCTTGGGAGAATTG gCCCAGCTGCAAGTCTCGAAAAAACGCGCGTGCCTGACTATAACGCTTTCCCCGAGGGAACTTCACATGTTTCTAAGGAAATTGAAGATGAGGCCAACAACTACTTTCAAAGAATCTATAACCATCCACCACATCCTACCTTGTCTATTGACGAAGTCCTTAATATGTTGAAGCGTTTCCAAGACTCCCCTAataagagagagaaagag GTGTTCAACTGCATGCTGCGCAGCTTGTTCGAGGAATATAAGTTCTTTCCGCAGTATCCTGACAAAGAATTGCATATTACCGCACAACTGTTCGGAGGCATTATAGAACGAGGAATAGTCGCGTCATACGTAACTTTAGGACTGGCATTAAGATTTGTTCTGGAAGCGTTGAAGAAACCCGAAggttcaaaaatgtattatttcgGTATAGCCGCCTTGGATCGTTTTAAGGTCCGATTGAAAGAATATCATAAGTACTGCGAGCACGTCAGGGCGATAGCACATTTCGG TGATTTCCCAGCTCATTTGCAAGAGTATGTGGAATACGGCCTACAGTCTTTGGAACCGCCGAGCAAACCGGAAGGTCCCGTGTTGCCGGCCAGTTTGGCAGCCATGCTCGCTCCTCCTAACACCACCGCAATTTCTCAAGTATACAAGAACACAAGTACCGTTGGCAGCACCATGTCCACTAAAGCTAGTACAACGCCTGCAAGTACATTGGGAAGTCGACCATCCATTGCTAACGCTACGAATATTGACACGTTACTCGTGGCCACTGAAAAAGAAGAACAGACCATAGCACCTTCAGAAGCTTTGCAAGATAAAatagcttttatttttaacaacttgagtcagttaaatttgaaaacaaagtGCGATGAACTCAGGGATCTAATAACCGATGATTTTTACCCGTGGTTATCGCAATACTTAGTGATGAAGCGAGCTTCTATAGAGGTGAATTTCCACAATCTCTATAATAATTGCTTGGACACTCTGAGTATACATGAATTGTATAAAATGGTGGTAAAAGAAACATTCAG gaATATTCGAGTATTATTACGATCAGACAAAGCAGTAGCCAATTTTTCTGACAGATCGCTGCTAAAAAATCTTGGACATTGGTTAGGGATGCTGGCGCTTAGTCGTAACAAGCCGATTCTGCAGATCGAGTTAGATTTGAAATCTCTGCTTGTGGAGGCGTACCATAAGGGCCCGCAAGAACTACTCTATGTAGTGCCTTTCGTGGCCAAG GTGTTGGAGTCTTGTGCCAAAAGTAAAGTGTTCAAGCCACCAAATCCTTGGACGATGGCACTGATGAATGTGCTAGCAGAGCTTCATTCTGAACCAGACTTAAAGTTGACTCTCAAGTTTGAAATTGAG GtactttgtaaaaatttggaaattgatGTTTCACAATTGAAGCCGTCTGTATACCTGAAAGACCCAGATCGAATCAGGAAAATCGAGTATCAGCTATCTCCACCTATCAAGAAAGAGTCTACTTTGTCACAGAGTACCCAGAGTGGTATGATTTCCGAGCCGGAGTTGGTTAATATTTTACCGGGACAAACCAGCAGTTCCCCA GCAATGCAAAATATAAGCACAACTCCTACGTCCTCCCTTCAAGTCCAACCAGAGCCGCGATTCAGCTTCAGCGACATCCAGTTAAATGGGATGCAAGCCTTACAAGCTCACACGATTATATCTACGAATGCGCTCTTATTCCAGACTCAGCCTCAATTGAAACCACTCGCGAAAACGGCCATTGAAAGGGCCATACAGGAATGGATTGCTCCCGTTTTAGATCGGTCCATTAAGATAGCCATTCAAACTTGCGAGCATATTATTAGAAAAGATTTCGCGTTGGAGCCAGACGAAGACCGCATGCGATTGGCCGCCCATTACATG GTTAGGAACCTCACTGCTGGTATGGCGATGATCACCTGCCGCGACCAGCTGATGACGTCAATCAACACTCACCTCAAACAGATTTTAAATGCCAACTTGGTGACCCCTAGTATTCAGCAGAAAGAGATGATTGACCAAGCGTCTAGCATTATAGCTACGGATAATATGGAACTGGCCTGTGCTGTCGTGCAGAAAACTGCCGTCGAGAAAGCCATCCCTGAGATCGACAAGCGGTTAACGAATGAATATGAGCTAAGGAGACTAGCAAGAAAAGACGGCAg GTGCTACTGCGACACGTTAGCTCTAACGTACCAGTCTGAACGAATGCCCGAACCAATCCGCCTGAAGGTGGGTGGCCTCACTCCATCTCAAATGGCCGTCTATGAAGAATTCGGCCGCAACATTCCCGGATTCCTCCCCAACGAGCGCGACACCGCCCTCCTCATGCAAAATCCCGTTCTCAACGCTCTCGATCCTCAACCGCATCCGGCTACCCCTTTTCCCATTAACCAGCTTGCTGGTGATGAGATTAGTCTGACGTTCGAAAAATATATCGCCGAAGTGGAACAGTTTGTGCAATTAACCAGTGGCCAGACGCAATATGCTTTGATGAACAGCAACATGCTCCGCATCCGGGACTGTTTGTTGCACTTTCTGCGTACAAGGGATGTAGCCATGACGCCACCACAGGGTCTTGTACAGAAATGCGTCGAGTCGCTACAAGACTGCCTAGTACCATCACTAAGCGAAACTGATCCTGTCGTCTTGCGATTCAAGGATCTCAACGTGAAGATATTGAAAACTTTACAGG GGATATTCAGCCAACAATGGGTTATCAAACTTGTGACAAGATATTTGACAGAATGTCGCGACGAACAACAACGCTACAACATTGACGCAGTCGATACCTTAATCAAATCTGGTTTAGTGAATGTATCCCAGTATGACCTCAACCTCGCCCAGTGTTTAGAAAATGGCCTTAATTATATGGGAGTGAGCTTCGCTATGCAACTAGTCGAACATTACCTGATCAATGACAGATCAGGGCAATTTGTGGCGGAAAGCGACTTGACAAACACTGTTGAAGTATTGGCAAAGATTCAGACACATACCAGGCAACCACCTGAAGGGCTTGGCAGTATAATGGAGATATTGAGGCAGAGCAGTCACGAAACCGCTTTCTTCGGAGACAGAGCGCCGATGGGACCTACAGTCCATATTCATACCGGCATTTTGCAG GTGCGAGCACCGAATTACGAAGACCCcccaggtctcgtcgagaaaACCGACTACCTGCTTCGCGAATGGATCAACATCTACAATTCGCAGCACCAAGGTCGCGACTCTACAAAAGCATTTAGCATGTTTGTGCATCAGATGAACTTACACGGCATCCTGAAAACAGACGATCTTATAACCCGTTTCTTTCGCCTCTCCACACAGCTGTGCGTTGAGACGGTGTATAGGGCGTTGTTGGACAAGTCCAACCCGAACATGTCTGTGGTCAGACCGAAATGCTATCACACGCTAGATGCTTTTGTGCGCCTCGTCGCTCTGTTAGTGAAACATTCCGGAGATACGACAAACACCTCCACCAAAGTTCAATTGCTGAACAAAGTCTTGGGGATAGTTGCGGGATGCTTATTACAAGATCACGACACAAGAAACGTGGATTTCCATCAAATGCCTTATCAAAGAATTTTCACTATGCTGTTTTTGGAGCTAAACACACCAGAGCCGGTGTTAGAGGCGATTAATTTCCAAGTGATGACAGCTTATTGCCACACTTTCCACATTTTGCGGCCCACCAAAGCGGCCGGATTCTGCTACGCCTGGTTGGAATTGATCTCGCACCGAGTGTTTATAGGGCGCATGCTTGGAACCACTCCGCAACAAAAGTGTTGGCCGCTCTACGCTCAATTGCTTATTGATTTATTCAAGTACTTGGCACCATTCCTGCGGAACGCTGAGCTTGCCAAACCTGTCACCATGCTTTACAAAGGTACCCTGCGGGTGTTGTTGGTACTCTTACACGACTTCCCTGAGTTTTTGTGCGACTACTACTACGGTTTTTGCGATGTGATCCCTCCAAATTGTATCCAGATGCGGAACCTCATACTTTCGGCTTTTCCGCGTACCATGCGTTTGCCTGATCCCTTCATCCCCAACTTAAAAGTAGACATGCTTCCTGAGATTTCGTACGCTCCGAGGATTCTGACCAATATCTCGCAGATGATCACTCCCGCACAATTCAAGAAGGATTTGGACTCGTACTTAAAAGCGAGGGCGCCCGTAACGTTTTTGTCGGAGCTGAGAAGCAATTTGCAGGTGTCCAACGAACCGGGTATTCGGTACAACATCTCCTTGATGAACGCTCTCGTGCTGTACGTCGGAACACAGGCGATAGCGCATATAAGGAATAAG GGTCACTCTCCGAGTATGTCCACTATAGCCCACAGTGCGCACAtggatattttccaaaatttgacggTCGACCTGGACACTGAAGGTCGTTATTTGTTCTTTAACGCAATGGCCAATCAGTTGCGCTACCCCAACAGTCACACGCACTATTTCTCCTGCACATTCTTGTACTTATTCGCCGAAGCCAACACAGAAGTAATTCAGGAACAGATCACGCGGGTACTGTTGGAGCGGTTGATTGTAAATAGGCCACACCCGTGGGGGCTTTTAATCACTTTCATCGAGCTGATCAAGAACCCGACGTATAAGTTTTGGCAGCACCAGTTCGTGCATTGTGCGCCGGAGATTGAAAA ATTGTTCGAATCGGTCGCCCGCTCATGTTTTGTGAAGACATCGGTGCAACTACAACAAGAGGCAGAAATCCAGGAGTAG